One window of the Cryptomeria japonica chromosome 7, Sugi_1.0, whole genome shotgun sequence genome contains the following:
- the LOC131059961 gene encoding calmodulin-like protein 3: MSSILDVDESIIEGNWYYGCLFSPKKRTTTEAVFSTAVRDNKHTDVDRKYHDITDDEKSKQLSTLREESGNSSSLCFESSDSSSPKIFMKDVEEEDECLASMFSSLDEDGDGRVSSDEIVRFLDRLSLEMPKEEVELAVRLVSAGGDEFLTTMEFGEFYRIVFSNEEEVDIVKDEEKAICEAFNVFDQNGDGFISAMELADVLSRLGFVEGKDVSCCESMIESVDYNGDGFVDIHEFRHLITRTFSASNPCLKCVPAV, from the coding sequence ATGTCATCAATCTTGGATGTTGATGAGTCTATCATTGAGGGCAATTGGTATTACGGTTGTCTCTTTAGTCCTAAGAAAAGAACTACCACTGAAGCAGTATTTAGTACTGCTGTACGTGACAATAAGCATACTGACGTGGATAGGAAATATCATGACATTACTGATGATGAgaaatccaagcaattatcaactttaagagaagaaagtggtaatAGTAGTAGTCTATGTTTTGAGTCAAGTGATTCCAGTTCACCTAAAATCTTCATGAAAGATGTAGAAGAGGAGGATGAGTGTCTTGCAAGTATGTTTAgctcattggatgaagatggtgatGGAAGAGTTAGTTCAGATGAGATAGTGAGGTTTTTGGACAGATTAAGTCTTGAAATGCCCAAAGAGGAGGTGGAATTAGCTGTGAGATTAGTGTCTGCAGGTGGTGATGAGTTTCTCACTACCATGGAGTTTGGTGAGTTTTATAGAATTGTATTTTCAAATGAGGAAGAAGTTGATATTGTGAAGGATGAGGAGAAGGCAATCTGTGaggcatttaatgtttttgatcaAAATGGAGATGGGTTTATCAGTGCAATGGAGTTGGCTGATGTTCTATCCAGATTAGGATTTGTGGAGGGGAAGGATGTGAGTTGCTGTGAGAGCATGATTGAAAGTGTGGATTATAATGGAGATGGGTTTGTGGACATTCATGAGTTTAGGCATTTAATCACCAGAACTTTCTCTGCTTCTAATCCCTGTCTTAAATGTGTTCCTGCAGTCTGA